A segment of the Hippopotamus amphibius kiboko isolate mHipAmp2 chromosome 8, mHipAmp2.hap2, whole genome shotgun sequence genome:
TGAGGCCCAGGGCAGCCACACCCCTTCACGAGGAGCAGAGCCCCCGGGTGGGCAGGTGGGGCTCTGAGCATTCGTCCAGTGTGGGTCAGGGAGGCTCAGGGCGTGGAGGCAGGCTCAGACACCCCCGGCTCCCAGAGGGGGGCCTCGGCTCTGAGGCCGCTGGCGGTGGGGGCGTTCGTGGCTCGTCTCACCCCCCGGAGTCATGTCTTCCCCGAAAGATGCTCCCGCGGCACTGTCCCAAGGGCTGGCCTGACCCACCTGCCTCAGTTCCTGACTGGAGGGGGGCGGGGTGCTAACGCGGgcctccatccccacccacaTGCGACTCTGGCCCTGCTCTGCCCCCTCAGCCACTGCGCCCACCTTGTCTAGCAGGACATCGAAGTAGGCAGTGACCCAGTAGGCGGGGTCGCGGGCGGGCAGCTGCAGGAGTGCCTTGACCCCGCTGCCGACGCGCGGGGCGGGGCTGTGGCCCAGGTGGGTGACGTGGATGCGCAGGGAGGCCTCGGGCTGGCTGGCGAAGTGCTCCACGCGCTGGTAGAGGGCGCTGAGGTCCAGGGCGGAGTCCTGCAGCAGGTTCCATTCAGGGTAGAGGACGTGGGGCAAGTTCCTGGTGGCCAGACAGCAGAGCAGCACCACCAGCAGGCGGTACACGGCACCCTGCAGCTCCGCCCAGTCCTCGGGCGCCGGGAAGAGCACGGTGGCCCAGAGCAGCACTGTCTGTGGCGGCATAGCCAGGTCAGGCCCCCAGCACCCTCACACCGGGCCATCGGTAGCCCGCCGCCCTTTCCAAAGCCAGCCCATCTCCACCCTGCACCCCACCCTGGAAGCCCCGTCCCCATCCTTCATGCCGCCCTCGGACGTCCCGGctcaagtcccccccccccccacctgctgcCCCCGCCGTGGTGCCTCTCTCCTCCCCGGGCCAAGCTCGGCAGGACCGCGGGGCCCCACCCCAGCTTCCTGGGGCGCCTCTCCTAGGGCTCTGGGGCTCCTCCCCATCCTTAGGGCTTTCCCCACGTGCCCCTCCCTCCGCTCAGCCCCTACGGACGCCCGGCAGTCCTTCACAAAGAGCCCTACCCCGGGGCACCGTCCAGGCTCGTCTGTGTGCCCAGGGTGCCTGGGCCCGGAAGACATCTGAAATCCACCAGAGCGGACTTACCTGTCCCCACCCTGCCACaccttctcctccccctgcccccgagCCCCCAGCCGGCGCCCCTCTGTCACAAGGCGCCCTGCTTCACCCTCTCCTtccacacccccgcccccctcgTTCACTGAGCGGCTTGGGAGCCGCAGTGTGTGAGACCCCACAGGACCCCCTCAGAAGCCGGCAGCCCCTCCCGGGTGGGGAAGGAGGCCTGCGGGGGCGGTGAGTAGGGCATACGGGGACTCACTGCCGCGCCGTCTGCCCTGCCAGGTCAGCCCACCTCTGACTCCCACCCCGACGTGGAGCAGCGGCCGCGGGCCTCACCCGCGGCTCACTCCCAGCAGAGACCCCAGACCCCCAGCCTCAGCTGCTTCCTCTTCACCACCGTGCAGGACGCGGTGGGTCAAGCCCAGACGGGAGGGATGTTGGGACAGAGGGGCCTCCCAGGCCTGACACCAGCTGGCCGGAGAGCCGACTGTGAAGCCCAGCCCCACGGTCTGACTGCAGAGCTGCACCCGGGCCGGGGGGCAGCCTCTGAGGACACCAGCCCCAGGATGGCAGAGGCCGGCCTGAGATACCACAGCCCTGAGCCCGGCGGCCACACTCGTGAATGGCGGTCTCGCTTCCTGGGAACCCGGAGGAGGCCTTGGAATCCTCTGACAAGGAGCGCACTCCAGGCTGTCCACCGGTGGAGCCGGCaggagggtgcagcctgggtgccCCTGCCCTCGGCGCCTGGTCACAGACTCAGGCCCGGTGGAGGCTGCGCAGGTACGGGGCACCGCCAAGCCCCCCGTGCGTACCTTCAGGTGGCTGAAGGTCAGGCCCGGGCCCTGGCCGCCATCTCGCCAGCTCTCGTGGTTGACCCGGTCCAGGATGGAGAGGCTGTCCAGGCGGTGGCCCTGGAGGGAGGCCAGTGCACTGAGCAGCCTGGTGAGCAGGTAGTCATCGGAGACCCTGGAGCCCGGACAGACACACCACGTTCGGTCAGCGCTGGGGTCCCAGCCGGGCGTCCAGACACCTGCAGCCCAGCTTATGCCCGGGAAGAACAGCACCCCCCCAACCTCTGTGGCCTTGTCAGGATTGGAAGCTTCTGAGCCCATGGGATGGCCCAGGCCATGACAGGGGCTGGCCTCTTGCATCCACCCCCACGCGCTTTTCGGAAACTACACTCGATGGGCCGTCAAGTGTGAAATGTCCAGTTTCCACGTACATGCTCAGGCCACGGAACACGGAGGGAGGCAGGGTGCCCCCAGGCCGGCCCAGCCCTCTTTGTGTGGACAGGAAGATGCCCCTCCGACCTACCCAGGATGAAGCAAGTGGCTCGCAGTCCCTAGAGCCACCAGGCCTGCCAGGGTGACATCTCCACACCAGGCCCCGTTTGGGAAGCCCAGCCTCCCCCGCGAGCCGCACACTCAGTGGCCCTCCAGCAGTGCCCACAGCACGGCCGTCGCACACCAGAGGTGCGCACTGAGTGGACCGAAGGGGTGGAAACTGAGGCCGTGTCCTgtgggccccccccccccggggtcCCAATACTGGATGGTCACGGCCTGCACGCCCTGAGTCTGCGGTGGATGCGGCACGGGAAAGGCCATTTTCCCATTTACTTGTGAAAAGTGACTCTGCCCAGCTCagcccttctctttccctttgtgtGCAGGGGTCGGCCTGGACAGACCCCTGCTCTGTGCAAAAGTGGCTCCGCTGGTGAGCCCTGGGGGGTGGCTCGCAGGCTCTCTGCTGGGACTCCCCTGGGGCAGAAAAACACAGACGGGCACGGCCAGCTTGATGCGTGTCACCCACTTCCGAGAATCAGCTCGACGATATGAGCAACCCCTGCTTACTGCAACCGTGTCACATTCCTAAAAGTGTCACTCCAGGCGTGAGAGCTGGGGGGTGAGTCACCCTGGACAAACCACAACGGCCTTGCACACCAAGGTCACTGACACGGCCTTGCTGGTGTCCGGTCTGGAGGGGGCTCAGGCCCTAGCCCTTGGTTTGAGGTCTCCAGGGGAGCTCAGCCTCTGCCCCGTGCCCCCCACGTCCCCTCACAGGTGCTGACACAGGGGCCCCGCTTCCCTGCAGGGCGGGCCGCCCCTACCGAGCGCAGGCTCCTCGGGCGGAGCCCGGGGACCCgaggaggggctgctgggctCCAGGGCCGGGCGGGTGAGGGGCATCCACGGCTAAGCACCGCAGGCGGGGGCCTCGTGGCGGGGCACACGCATCTGGGAAGGGCAGTCCGGGGGAGGATGCCGGCAGAGCCCCAGTGCTAAGTCCTCCCCTTAGCTCCGACCACCCTCACTGCTGGGGACCCCTCCCAGCCGCTCCAGGAGCCCCTGTGACTCTGGAAAATGCCCTGACCCCTCTGCCGCTTTCCCACCTGAACTGAAGGCGCTGGGCTGGGTGGAGAAGGGTCCCGTCCAGGGCAGCCCTCGACCCTTCCAAGTTCCTCCTCGCTGCCTGACAGCCCCCCTCCCTGGGCACAGAGGGAGCACGTCCTCCCTCCCCGCAGCTCCGAGAGGGGCAAAGCTGGTAGCAGGCAGCGGGAATTTCTGGTCGGATCCCAAGTTCCCAAGACCCCAGTGGTACCAGCGTCGTGCAGGTGCCCAGGGCAGAGGCGGGCAGGGGACCCCGCAGGTCCTCCCGCCCTGAGTGGGGGGAGCAGTGGGATGACAGCCCCTTCCCGCCGGCTCCCCAGGACGCCACAGACCCAGGAAGCACGTCCTACCTCCAGTGCTGGGCGCTGGCCGGCACCAGGGCCCCCTCTTGGCGGATGATCCCTCTCAGGCTGCCCTCGGGGAGCCCGGGCATcagccaggccccctgcaggGCGGGCGCCCTGAGCTTCCTCCGCACCACGGGCACCACGCTGACGCGGATGGCTCTCCAGCCGCTGGACACCAGCAGGGACAGGCCGAGCTGCTCTTCCCGCGGGCTGTCCACGTTCAGGGAGCCTGCAACGAGCCGCCCACCGTGCCAGCCCCGCTTCTGTGCCAGCTTCCACCCACCCAGTGCACGGCTCTCCTGCCCGCTCGGCAGAgccgccctcccctccctggaggcgggggctcctccccccacccccaccccaggactgcATCCGTCCGGAGCCGAGCCAGGCACAGGGGCTGAGGGCGCCTGCACGCCACGGGCTGCCTCGTGTCCCGCAGAACCCCTGTGCGGAGGCCCCGGCTCCCAGCCCCTCAGGCCGTAACTGTGTTTGGAGAGGTGGCTGAGGTGCGCTGAGGTCGTGAGGGTGGGCCTGGCCCAGGGAGGCTGCCCTGACAGAACAGACATCCTGGATCTGCGCACAGAAAAGCCCGCAGAGGACGCGGTGGGAGGGCAGATCTCTGAGCCCCAGAGAGGCCTCCGGGAAACCAACCCCActgacaccttgacctcagacctccagcctccagtacTTTGAGGAAATACGCGTCTGTCGTTTACGTGCCTGGTCTCGTATTTGTCTGTGTGTCGTGTGGCCGCCATACTGTCCACGGCGGGGAAGCCGTTCGGCTCAGAGACGCCgcagcccacccacccccaccccacccctgctgctcCATCCCCGGGGACCCCCTGCGGCCcaggctccccctccccagggctgccCTCTCTGCAGGAGGAGAGGCGTGGCTCAAAGAGGAGCAGCTACAGCAGGGCGGGGCCTCTCCGACAGGGGTCCCCAGGCGATGCCCCGAGGCTGAGTCCAGGGGCCCCCACCTGCCTGACCCTGGAGTGGAATCACACACAGGGAGGGGCCGGGCCCTTCACGCAGGTCCTGCCTCCGGGGCCCGAGGCCCCAGGCAGCTCTGAGACCCGCCGTTTTGCTGGGGGAAGGTTTCTAACCTTCCTCTCTACGTGGCTGGTTTCTGAGGCTGCCCCCAACACCAGGCACACCCCAGGGCGCCGTGCTCCGTCTTCCGGAAATGTCTCAGGGTGGTGCCCCGGGTGCCCGACCCCTTTCCTGGGTCCATTCCCCCGCGCCACGTGCCGGTGGGTGGCAGAAGCCCCTCTGCTGAGGACAACACTGGCTGCTGGGCCACGTCGCCCAGCGGGGCCAGGAGGTCGGGTCCCACCCTCCCAACAGCCTGTAGCAGGCGCGGGTCCTCTGCGGGGTGGGCGCAGCCTCTGTGGGCACCGGGGCTCTGGAGCCTGGGAGGGTCGCGTGTCTCCGGATCAGACCTGCTTGCTCCTTCCCGCTCCCTCCTGCTCCTCGAGGTGCCCCCGAGAGCCCCCGGTGAGGTCCGTGCACGAGAGCCCCCCTCTCAGGCTCTGCCTGCGGCACACCTCATAAGGAGGGCTGTCTAGGTGAAGGTCAGGGCCAGGCCCCAGGGCTGGACGCACCGTGTCCCTGCAGACCTAGGCTGGGAGAGCTGGCTGGGTTTGCCCCCGTCCAGGGGGAGGCCCTGGATTCCACGGGACACCCCAGACCTTGCACGAGAACCCGTCTCCTCCAGCTACCGCAGACGACACATTCCAGCTGAggtgcttcccctccctccccctccccggacTCCGACCCCCTAGGGCCCAGCCCAGCACCCACTCCCCTACGAAGAACACACAGACCGCCCAGGAGGGGATATTCCACGGGGTgatgaggctgggggctgggcggtGGGGGCCCCTACCTCAGCGGTTCCTTCCCCCAAACAAACGAACGCCacagagaagaaggcaggctgagCGGGCGCCTCTCGTGCGGGTGGGGGGCGCCTACGCGAGGCCCTGGCGGcggccccccgccctccccagcaCTGCCCAGAGAGGTGCCCGGGTCAGAGGTCAGAGGGCCAACCAGCTGGGGCCCTATGGCATGCCATCATGTCCCAGAGGGAGTCCCCAACACGTCCCCATGGCCAGTGACCCTGGGAGCCGGTTCCCCACCGTCCTACAGCCTCTCCTGCCTGCCCTGGGCCACCCGCGGCCCTGGGAGTCCGGCAGGGAGGAGCCTGGCCCACAGAACACAGAGC
Coding sequences within it:
- the MAB21L4 gene encoding protein mab-21-like 4, which codes for MAVQVPLWHHYLQAVRSRGASRAQDYQRAEDVLLTVLERVQALDPRFLADYSRDLEAFQFALRSSDDPLDVEVPLWVDAEALVMEEVGAPEVGSGPRCCRLGVPGEGAGLERWMTADVFHALPEGSAKCRGHIVPRKVVQVLRDLLVAAIVHCKHHGLIRPGSLNVDSPREEQLGLSLLVSSGWRAIRVSVVPVVRRKLRAPALQGAWLMPGLPEGSLRGIIRQEGALVPASAQHWRVSDDYLLTRLLSALASLQGHRLDSLSILDRVNHESWRDGGQGPGLTFSHLKTVLLWATVLFPAPEDWAELQGAVYRLLVVLLCCLATRNLPHVLYPEWNLLQDSALDLSALYQRVEHFASQPEASLRIHVTHLGHSPAPRVGSGVKALLQLPARDPAYWVTAYFDVLLDKFQVFNIQDEDRILAMQSILQKIKTLGAEDC